A window of the Lactuca sativa cultivar Salinas chromosome 5, Lsat_Salinas_v11, whole genome shotgun sequence genome harbors these coding sequences:
- the LOC111899125 gene encoding uncharacterized protein LOC111899125 gives MVVVVVVVVVTTVATVVVVAVKISGCHSSGGGGSDNGGGGNGGIGGGGGCSSDGGGAEWCQRWWVVVAAAVVLVEMEMVATVITVVAVAVVVAGNGGAGDGSIGNDGGGGSGGSGGGVDDDCDGSVCK, from the exons atggtagtggtggtggtggtggtggtggtaacaACGGTGgcgacggtggtggtggtggcagtt aaaatttcgggttgtcacagtagtggtggtggtggtagcgaCAATGGTGGTGGTGGCAATGGAGggattggtggtggtggtggttgtagtagtgatggtggtggtgcCGAGTGGTGTCAGCGATGGTGGGTGGTAGTGGCGGCAGCGGTGGTATTGGTGGAGATGGAGATGGTGGCTACAGTAATAACGGTGGTAGCAGTGGCGGTGGTCGTGGCTGGTAATGGTGGTGCTGGTGATGGTAGTATTGGCAATGACGGTGGCGGCGgaagtggtggtagtggtggtggcgttGATGACGATTGTGATGGTTCTGTATGCAAGTGA
- the LOC128126305 gene encoding uncharacterized protein LOC128126305 translates to MTRTRSGNVNANGNRDQPPAIDQIPVVVAAAEPITMAGVQAMIQAMLDRQMEETRRLLQQNREEATIQIEQPKLNEGQTEEGNYSGTVGQVNPPIVRQNNQDDEVERNGCKYKDFLTCKPSTFTGKEDPIGVMDWISEMELAFMTCGCKGKQQTTFAVRQFRGGAVRWWNTLGKTLSPNEPLQLTWAEFLVHFKRRYCSAQNLLELENQFLTLKKGSMSIDEYTNNFTEKMEFALRLVPDELTKIDKYAKGLPWEYAVPVRQAPTLEAAIWAAKSVEEMIKGRAANKTEVGEKRKFEGSAKPDERSKSSTRKFRGGGSEERWCEKCKKKHSGKCSEEVTCFKCGKHGHYANECKFNKRVCYECNEEGHFKQDCPKREGATKPNVPPKPKARAFQMILDEADNNARIQE, encoded by the coding sequence atgacaagaacccgtagcggaaacgtgaatgcaaatgggaaccgagatcaacccccagcgattgatcaaataccggttgtggtagccgctgctgagccaataacgatggcaggagtgcaagcgatgatccaagcaatgttggatcgtcaaatggaggaaaccagacgtttgctccagcaaaatcgtgaggaagcgactattcagatcgaacagcccaagttgaacgaagggcagactgaggaaggaaactacagtgggactgttggtcaagtcaacccaccaatagttcgacaaaacaaccaagatgacgaagtcgagaggaatggatgcaagtacaaggattttctgacttgcaagccatcgactttcactggaaaggaggatccgatcggggtcatggattggatctcggagatggaattagctttcatgacgtgtggttgcaagggaaaacaacagaccacgtttgcagtgcgtcagtttcgaggaggcgctgtacgatggtggaataccttgggaaagacgctgagccccaatgagcccctgcaactgacatgggcagaatttttggtgcatttcaaacgtaggtactgctcagcccaaaatctgctcgagctagaaaaccaattccttaccttaaagaaaggaagcatgtctattgatgaatacaccaacaacttcacagagaagatggagttcgccttacgtcttgttccggatgagctgacaaaaattgacaagtacgcaaagggacttccatgggaatatgcagtgccagtgcgtcaggcacctactttggaggcagctatctgggctgccaagtcggttgaggagatgatcaagggaagagccgccaacaagaccgaggttggcgaaaagaggaagtttgaggggtctgcgaagcccgatgagagaagcaaatcaagtaccaggaagtttagaggaggagggagtgaagaaagatggtgcgagaagtgcaaaaagaaacactctggaaaatgcagtgaggaagtaacttgtttcaagtgtgggaagcatgggcattatgccaacgagtgtaaattcaataaaagggtgtgttacgaatgtaatgaggaaggacacttcaagcaagattgcccaaagagagaaggggctacaaagccaaatgtgccgccaaagccaaaggcgagagcatttcaaatgatccttgacgaagcagataacaatgcgaggattcaggagtga